A region from the Candidatus Magasanikbacteria bacterium genome encodes:
- a CDS encoding UDP-N-acetylmuramoyl-tripeptide--D-alanyl-D-alanine ligase, with translation MQTIITFLLFFSALLEYAEHTSILQFADYRLDRTKDYFFSRGGIKSFSKLHFFWKITALFLIFNPNFSENILQIIAIMLIVDIVYRLISFLRKSLPTFTFRSFLTLLLPTIVETIVFIFLLGSPLALVILLFRPFIFILTSIILWPFSVLLKNYYIKKATEKMRNYKRLKVVGITGSYGKTTVKVFLSQILEKKFNVIHTPKNINTEMGIAKFILQTDFSSYDIFVVEMGSYGKGEIKIMTKITKPTVGILTTIIEQHLVLFKTIKNIQHAKFELLHAIPKKGISIANIDNEYIKELLPKVRSKVRTFGANLENKPNCLIKKVIETEKGIEINFKINKENWKITSPILGKHQAYNLGASILAAVSFGVDKKNIIEACSKITVPDRTMKLMRYGKSIIIDDSYNSNPVGFKTALKTLEIFNNSYTKIVIAKGMFELGRKTKEKHKEVGEYMTKYADKIILTTKKPAHLFEAGINEKEVKMYYKLDKKKLTRYIKKLKQNKNVILLEHRLPEEVYKEILADKDIKKYT, from the coding sequence ATGCAAACAATAATAACTTTTTTATTATTTTTTAGTGCCTTATTGGAATATGCTGAGCACACCTCAATTCTTCAGTTTGCCGATTACAGACTGGATAGAACAAAAGATTATTTCTTCTCCAGAGGTGGTATAAAATCATTTTCAAAACTTCATTTTTTTTGGAAGATTACGGCTCTTTTTTTAATTTTTAATCCAAACTTTTCTGAAAACATATTGCAAATAATTGCAATAATGCTAATAGTAGATATAGTTTATAGACTTATCTCTTTCTTAAGAAAAAGTCTACCGACCTTCACATTTAGATCGTTTTTAACTCTTCTATTGCCAACAATTGTTGAAACTATTGTTTTTATTTTTCTTTTAGGAAGCCCTTTAGCTTTAGTTATTTTACTTTTTAGACCGTTTATTTTTATCTTGACTTCTATTATTTTATGGCCATTTTCTGTTTTGTTAAAAAATTATTACATTAAAAAAGCAACAGAAAAAATGCGTAACTATAAAAGATTAAAAGTGGTTGGAATTACAGGAAGCTATGGAAAAACTACTGTAAAAGTATTTTTGTCTCAAATTCTAGAAAAAAAATTCAATGTAATTCATACGCCAAAAAATATAAATACAGAAATGGGAATAGCAAAATTTATATTACAAACAGATTTTAGTAGTTATGATATTTTTGTGGTAGAAATGGGATCTTACGGAAAAGGTGAAATAAAGATAATGACAAAAATAACAAAGCCAACTGTAGGCATATTAACAACAATAATAGAGCAACATTTGGTACTTTTTAAAACAATAAAAAATATACAACATGCAAAATTTGAACTATTACATGCCATACCAAAAAAGGGGATTTCAATTGCAAACATAGACAACGAATATATAAAAGAACTTTTACCAAAAGTGCGATCAAAAGTACGGACTTTTGGTGCAAACTTAGAAAACAAACCAAATTGTTTAATAAAAAAAGTTATTGAAACAGAAAAGGGGATAGAGATAAATTTTAAAATAAATAAAGAAAATTGGAAAATAACATCTCCAATTTTAGGAAAACACCAAGCTTACAATTTAGGTGCGTCTATTTTGGCTGCGGTTTCATTTGGAGTTGATAAAAAAAATATTATTGAAGCTTGTAGTAAAATAACCGTACCGGATAGAACTATGAAGTTAATGAGGTATGGAAAATCTATAATCATAGACGATAGCTATAATTCAAACCCAGTAGGCTTTAAAACAGCACTAAAAACACTGGAAATTTTTAATAACTCTTATACCAAAATAGTTATTGCAAAAGGAATGTTTGAGCTTGGAAGAAAGACAAAAGAAAAACACAAAGAAGTTGGTGAATATATGACTAAATATGCAGATAAAATTATTCTCACAACAAAAAAACCGGCACATCTTTTTGAGGCTGGCATAAATGAAAAAGAGGTTAAAATGTATTATAAACTAGACAAGAAAAAACTTACAAGGTATATAAAAAAATTAAAACAAAATAAAAATGTTATTTTACTTGAACATAGATTACCAGAAGAAGTCTATAAAGAAATCTTAGCTGACAAAGATATAAAAAAATACACCTAA
- the serS gene encoding serine--tRNA ligase, which yields MLDINFIRKNIDLIKQNVKDRFVDLDIDRLLDVDKKRRGIIVKLEDKRASRNKGSKSKPTPEEIEELKRVGLEIKGLETELELVDVDYFDLYKRVPNLIHPKTPRGGEEDFKVLEIKGEKPNFSFDAKNHDELMENLNMIDFERGAKIAGSKWYFLKNDAVLLERALISYGLEILQDYNFDLMITPDLAKTEILEGAGFNPRGEEDQIYKIENEELNLIGTAEIPLAGYHANETIDLSNGPIKYAGLSHCFRKEAGAYGRTSKGIYRVHQFTKLEMFVFCKPEESEKIHQELLEMEQKICDGLEIPYRVIDIPTGDLGAPAYRKYDIEAYMNMVGENGGYGEITSASNCTDYQARRLNIKYKKEDGSTEFVHTLNGTAIVASRFPIAILENLQQEDGSILIPKVLQKYIGKEKIERK from the coding sequence ATGTTAGATATAAACTTTATTCGTAAAAATATAGATTTGATAAAACAAAATGTGAAAGATCGTTTTGTGGACTTGGATATAGATAGATTGCTAGATGTAGATAAAAAAAGAAGGGGCATTATAGTAAAATTAGAAGATAAAAGAGCTTCTAGAAATAAAGGTTCGAAGAGTAAACCAACACCAGAGGAAATTGAAGAATTAAAGAGGGTTGGTTTGGAGATTAAAGGACTAGAAACAGAATTAGAACTTGTTGACGTGGATTATTTTGATTTGTACAAAAGAGTCCCAAACTTAATTCATCCAAAAACTCCCAGAGGAGGGGAGGAAGATTTTAAAGTTTTGGAGATAAAAGGTGAAAAACCAAATTTTAGTTTTGACGCAAAAAATCACGATGAGTTGATGGAAAATTTGAATATGATAGATTTTGAGCGTGGAGCAAAAATTGCTGGATCAAAATGGTATTTTCTTAAAAATGATGCAGTTTTATTAGAAAGAGCTTTAATTTCATATGGTTTGGAAATTCTGCAAGATTATAATTTCGATTTAATGATTACACCAGACTTGGCAAAGACTGAAATTTTGGAGGGTGCTGGTTTTAATCCTCGTGGAGAAGAAGATCAAATTTATAAAATAGAAAATGAAGAGTTGAATTTAATTGGAACAGCAGAAATTCCTTTAGCAGGATATCACGCAAATGAAACTATAGATTTATCAAATGGCCCTATAAAATATGCTGGACTTTCTCATTGTTTCCGTAAAGAAGCTGGGGCTTACGGCAGAACAAGTAAAGGAATCTACCGAGTTCATCAATTTACAAAACTAGAAATGTTTGTATTTTGCAAACCAGAGGAAAGTGAAAAAATACATCAAGAATTATTAGAGATGGAGCAGAAAATATGTGATGGTTTGGAAATTCCATACAGAGTAATAGACATCCCAACTGGAGACTTAGGAGCACCAGCATACAGAAAATACGATATAGAAGCTTATATGAATATGGTAGGTGAAAACGGTGGTTATGGTGAAATTACAAGCGCTAGCAATTGCACAGACTATCAGGCTCGCAGACTAAATATAAAATACAAAAAAGAAGACGGATCGACAGAATTTGTACATACGCTAAACGGAACTGCAATAGTAGCATCAAGGTTTCCAATTGCAATCTTAGAAAACTTACAACAAGAAGACGGTAGTATATTGATTCCGAAAGTACTGCAAAAATATATAGGGAAAGAAAAAATTGAAAGAAAATAA
- the rdgB gene encoding RdgB/HAM1 family non-canonical purine NTP pyrophosphatase, producing MVTKLLIATTNKNKIEEIKKEFENFEYFDFIFLDDLNFEIEDPEETEETLEGNSLLKAKYYAEKTGLNTLADDSGLFVNDLDGWPGVHSARVADSHKEKCDLVLEKLKGIDLSKRNASFRTVITFYDPNTKTSKSVLGKVNGLISEEYPAIIKTGFGYDPIFFVPKLNKIYDDLSLEEKNEISHRGQAIRKMKEYLQTQIC from the coding sequence ATGGTAACAAAACTTCTAATTGCAACAACAAATAAAAATAAAATTGAAGAAATTAAAAAAGAGTTTGAAAACTTCGAATATTTTGATTTTATTTTTCTCGATGATTTGAATTTTGAAATAGAAGACCCAGAAGAAACAGAAGAGACATTGGAAGGAAATTCATTACTTAAAGCAAAGTATTATGCAGAAAAAACAGGATTGAATACTTTGGCAGATGACAGTGGACTTTTTGTAAATGATTTGGATGGTTGGCCTGGAGTGCATAGTGCTAGAGTTGCTGATTCACACAAAGAAAAGTGTGATCTTGTTTTAGAAAAACTTAAAGGAATAGACTTAAGCAAAAGAAACGCTAGTTTTAGAACTGTGATTACTTTTTACGATCCAAACACAAAAACTAGTAAATCTGTATTGGGGAAAGTAAATGGTTTAATTTCTGAAGAATATCCTGCTATAATAAAGACTGGTTTTGGATACGATCCTATATTTTTTGTGCCAAAGCTAAACAAAATATACGATGATCTCAGTTTGGAGGAAAAAAATGAAATAAGTCACCGCGGGCAAGCAATAAGAAAAATGAAAGAATATTTACAAACACAAATATGTTAG
- a CDS encoding FAD synthase translates to MKKVMVFGTFDLIHFGHLKMLQQAKKLGNYLIVVIARDKNVEKIKKSRCFHTENERKEIMENIKLVDKVVFGSKKYVYKVILEQKPNIIALGYDQKMFVNNLEGYLEKESINSKIVRLKSFKEKRLKTHLIKKYGNKTSNCNNK, encoded by the coding sequence ATGAAAAAGGTAATGGTTTTTGGCACTTTTGATCTGATACATTTTGGACATTTGAAAATGCTTCAACAAGCAAAAAAACTAGGAAATTATTTAATTGTAGTTATAGCAAGAGACAAAAATGTAGAAAAAATAAAAAAATCTAGATGTTTCCATACAGAAAACGAAAGAAAAGAAATAATGGAAAATATAAAATTGGTTGATAAGGTTGTATTTGGAAGTAAAAAATATGTTTATAAAGTGATATTAGAACAAAAACCTAATATCATTGCACTAGGTTATGACCAAAAAATGTTTGTGAATAACTTAGAAGGTTATCTTGAAAAAGAAAGTATAAATAGTAAAATTGTTAGACTAAAATCTTTCAAAGAAAAGCGACTAAAAACACATCTTATAAAAAAATATGGTAACAAAACTTCTAATTGCAACAACAAATAA
- the lysS gene encoding lysine--tRNA ligase, protein MNTNEVNINDERSVRLKKLQDLQELNINSYPAKTDRTNTLSEVLLGKEDDKFVCVGRIMMKREIGKLTFIQIEDESARMQMVFKQDNLGKENYKLFVKKVDIGDIIEVSGDFFITKTEEKSLLVSNWKMLSKSLLPLPDKFHGLQNEEIKFRKRYLDLIMNKESKELFRRKSTFWSAIREFLVNEGFLEVETPVLETTTGGAEASPFSTHHNALDIDVFLRISMGELWQKRLMVGGFEKTFEIGRQFRNEGISREHLQDYTQMEFYWAYKNYEDNMEMTERMIKFVAKKTWGTLKFNLKEFGEIDLGEKWKRLDYVSAIKEKLDIDILTSSEDDLKKKLDELGVKYENTAQKGRLIDLVWKQIRKQYKGPLFLVNHPVQVSALAKRKEDDRELTERFQIIVAGSELGNGYSELNDPIDQKERFKKQLEMREGGDDEAHMYDADFIEALEHGMPPTTGFGLSERFFAFFEDKPVRDCVLFPLMKPEQE, encoded by the coding sequence ATGAATACAAACGAAGTAAATATAAATGACGAGCGTTCAGTTCGCCTTAAAAAATTACAAGATTTACAAGAATTAAACATAAATTCTTATCCAGCAAAAACAGACAGAACAAATACACTTTCAGAAGTATTATTAGGAAAAGAAGATGATAAATTTGTTTGTGTAGGTAGAATCATGATGAAAAGAGAAATCGGTAAATTGACTTTCATACAAATTGAAGACGAAAGTGCAAGAATGCAAATGGTTTTCAAGCAGGATAACTTGGGGAAAGAAAATTATAAACTTTTCGTAAAAAAAGTAGACATTGGAGATATTATTGAAGTTTCTGGTGATTTTTTTATTACAAAAACAGAAGAGAAATCACTTTTGGTTAGTAATTGGAAAATGCTTTCAAAATCACTCCTTCCTTTGCCAGACAAGTTTCATGGACTTCAAAATGAAGAAATAAAATTTAGAAAAAGATATTTAGACTTGATAATGAATAAAGAATCAAAAGAGCTTTTCAGAAGAAAAAGCACATTTTGGTCTGCAATTCGTGAATTTTTAGTAAACGAAGGATTTTTGGAGGTGGAGACACCAGTATTAGAAACCACAACTGGAGGAGCAGAGGCATCTCCATTTTCAACTCATCACAACGCACTAGATATAGATGTGTTCTTGCGTATTTCAATGGGGGAGTTGTGGCAAAAAAGACTTATGGTCGGTGGTTTTGAGAAGACCTTTGAGATAGGTCGCCAATTTAGAAATGAAGGAATAAGTAGGGAACACCTTCAAGATTATACCCAAATGGAATTTTATTGGGCGTATAAAAACTATGAAGATAACATGGAAATGACCGAAAGAATGATAAAGTTTGTTGCAAAAAAAACTTGGGGAACTTTAAAGTTTAATCTAAAAGAATTTGGTGAAATTGATCTTGGAGAGAAGTGGAAAAGACTTGATTATGTTTCTGCAATTAAAGAAAAATTAGATATAGATATTTTAACCTCTTCGGAAGATGATTTGAAAAAGAAATTAGATGAGCTTGGTGTAAAATATGAAAACACTGCTCAAAAAGGTAGGTTGATTGATTTGGTCTGGAAGCAAATTCGTAAGCAGTACAAAGGACCTTTATTTTTAGTAAACCATCCAGTTCAAGTCTCGGCTTTAGCAAAAAGAAAAGAAGATGACAGGGAGCTAACAGAAAGATTTCAAATTATTGTAGCAGGGAGTGAGCTTGGAAATGGATACTCGGAGTTAAACGATCCGATAGACCAAAAAGAAAGATTTAAGAAACAACTAGAAATGAGAGAAGGGGGAGATGATGAGGCTCATATGTACGACGCAGATTTTATAGAAGCTCTGGAACACGGAATGCCTCCAACAACAGGTTTTGGATTGTCAGAAAGGTTCTTTGCTTTTTTTGAAGATAAGCCAGTGAGAGATTGTGTACTGTTTCCACTTATGAAACCGGAGCAAGAATAA
- the greA gene encoding transcription elongation factor GreA, producing MSNKVQYLFQDKYDKLKEELKFLTKTKKLEIAKRIDEARQMGDLSENAEYHAAREDMGWTMARAREITSILDNSEIITKGGSSSIGLGSTITVEVRGKEKEYTITGPQEADPLNGKISNESPLGSAFLGKKKGDVVEVQIPSGTQEYKILNIQ from the coding sequence ATGTCCAACAAAGTACAATACCTGTTCCAAGATAAATACGATAAGCTAAAAGAAGAGCTTAAATTTTTAACAAAAACAAAAAAACTTGAAATAGCAAAAAGAATAGATGAAGCTCGTCAAATGGGAGATTTATCCGAAAATGCAGAATACCACGCAGCCAGAGAAGATATGGGCTGGACTATGGCAAGAGCGAGAGAAATTACTAGTATTTTGGACAATTCAGAAATAATTACGAAAGGTGGGTCTAGTTCTATTGGATTGGGTTCAACTATTACTGTGGAAGTGCGGGGTAAAGAAAAAGAATATACCATCACTGGTCCACAAGAAGCAGATCCGTTAAACGGTAAAATTTCCAATGAATCTCCACTTGGAAGTGCATTTTTGGGAAAGAAAAAAGGAGATGTTGTGGAAGTCCAAATACCATCAGGAACACAAGAGTATAAAATTTTGAATATTCAATAA